From Streptomyces sp. 6-11-2, one genomic window encodes:
- a CDS encoding succinate dehydrogenase gives MARTVWGSTVGKKTVMAVSGLIMLLYLVVHMIGNLKIYFGAAEFNHYAHWLRTLGEPFMHYEWTLWLVRVVLVAAVVAHAVSAYQLSRRDIKARPSKYVHARPRASYATRTMRWGGIILGLFIVWHILDLTTGTVHSGGFQPGHPYQNVVDTFSTWYGNVIYIVAMLALGLHIRHGFWSAAQTLGVGSRTRDRALKTAANVLALLLTAGFIAVPVGVMTGVVS, from the coding sequence ATGGCACGCACCGTGTGGGGCTCGACCGTCGGCAAGAAGACCGTGATGGCGGTCAGCGGGCTGATCATGCTGCTGTACCTGGTCGTCCACATGATCGGAAACCTGAAGATCTACTTCGGGGCGGCCGAGTTCAACCACTACGCCCACTGGCTGCGCACGCTCGGCGAGCCGTTCATGCACTACGAGTGGACGCTCTGGCTGGTCCGCGTGGTGCTCGTGGCCGCCGTCGTCGCCCACGCCGTCTCCGCCTACCAGCTCAGCCGCCGCGACATCAAGGCGCGGCCCAGCAAGTACGTGCACGCCAGGCCCCGGGCCAGTTACGCCACCCGCACCATGCGCTGGGGCGGGATCATCCTCGGCCTGTTCATCGTCTGGCACATCCTCGACCTGACCACCGGCACCGTGCACTCCGGTGGGTTCCAGCCGGGCCACCCGTACCAGAACGTCGTGGACACCTTCTCCACCTGGTACGGCAACGTCATCTACATCGTCGCCATGCTGGCGCTCGGCCTGCACATCCGGCACGGATTCTGGAGCGCCGCCCAGACCCTCGGCGTCGGCAGCCGCACCCGCGACCGTGCCCTGAAGACCGCCGCCAACGTTCTCGCACTGCTGCTCACGGCCGGCTTCATCGCCGTCCCGGTGGGCGTCATGACCGGAGTGGTGAGCTGA
- a CDS encoding NlpC/P60 family protein, translated as MIHTSRRGLLAAFAASAASVPLTGLAAAPARADAAPAPVDPLPAPAGLTSARSSVTLPALDASYFTPVTLVSPLAVSVLSGAPARTEVLSNGKRVALLTHGARTVVLPGPRRTFTENKRSFVDDFQRTLTGWGSSPGGGSWNTLPSSPDDYSVVPGTGLIALTTTGVSRHASLRDDEVTDLDVRSVARFDKVPTGQACSYGLTFGYQSTHNNYRARLSFLTTGAVEFRVEKEVDDAVTQLAPAVTLATGNPANTDWTIRVRREGSRIRAKAWRSATAEPSTWAFDVDDSAFGKGRVGLRALANTGCTNLPVTLKASRFEVSAANWHTPPSVTHGDWVRVLPEPFDGTWTAEWERTIRGWAGSTVPDVLSYTAMFLPGAPAVTAGDGPAQGKQVLGEAGYGYLNAQGYRMVGADFHEYMDVGWTFPDGAYTGPSSKQVGNLDCSGYTRMVYGYHMGVPMAAKADTSGTRIPRQSRDMADHTPGVLIDRTDGVRPPAANLLQPGDLVLFNADSGDDGDLRTATVDHVGIYLGRDAAGKRRFLSSRKTVNGPTMADLAGASLLDGTGLYAESLHTVRRV; from the coding sequence ATGATCCACACCTCTCGTCGCGGCCTGCTCGCCGCCTTCGCCGCCTCCGCGGCCTCCGTCCCGCTCACCGGCCTGGCCGCGGCTCCCGCCCGGGCCGACGCCGCCCCCGCGCCCGTCGATCCCCTCCCGGCACCGGCGGGTCTGACCTCGGCCCGTTCCTCGGTGACTCTGCCCGCGCTGGACGCCTCCTACTTCACGCCGGTGACCCTGGTGTCGCCGCTCGCCGTCTCCGTGCTGTCCGGGGCCCCGGCCCGCACGGAGGTCCTTTCGAACGGGAAACGGGTCGCACTGCTGACCCACGGCGCCCGGACCGTCGTCCTGCCGGGCCCGCGAAGAACGTTCACCGAGAACAAGCGGTCCTTCGTGGACGACTTCCAGCGCACGCTGACGGGCTGGGGCAGCTCGCCGGGCGGCGGCAGCTGGAACACGCTCCCCTCCAGCCCCGACGACTACTCGGTCGTACCGGGCACCGGCCTGATCGCCCTCACCACCACGGGTGTCAGCCGGCACGCCAGTCTGCGGGACGACGAGGTCACCGATCTCGACGTGCGGTCCGTGGCCCGCTTCGACAAGGTTCCCACCGGTCAGGCCTGTTCGTACGGGCTGACCTTCGGCTACCAGAGCACCCACAACAACTACCGGGCCCGGCTGTCCTTCCTGACCACGGGGGCGGTCGAGTTCCGCGTCGAGAAGGAGGTCGACGACGCCGTCACCCAGCTGGCCCCGGCCGTCACGCTGGCGACGGGCAATCCGGCGAACACGGACTGGACGATCCGGGTGCGCCGCGAGGGCTCCCGGATCCGGGCGAAGGCATGGCGTTCCGCCACCGCCGAGCCGTCCACGTGGGCCTTCGACGTCGACGACTCGGCCTTCGGCAAGGGCCGGGTGGGGCTGCGCGCCCTGGCCAACACCGGCTGCACCAACCTGCCGGTCACTCTGAAGGCGAGCCGCTTCGAGGTGAGCGCCGCCAACTGGCACACCCCGCCGAGCGTCACCCACGGCGACTGGGTGCGGGTGCTGCCCGAACCCTTCGACGGCACCTGGACGGCCGAGTGGGAGCGGACGATCCGCGGCTGGGCCGGCTCCACCGTGCCGGACGTGCTCTCCTACACCGCGATGTTCCTTCCGGGCGCCCCCGCGGTCACCGCCGGGGACGGACCGGCACAGGGCAAGCAGGTCCTGGGCGAGGCCGGTTACGGCTATCTGAACGCGCAGGGGTACCGCATGGTGGGCGCCGACTTCCACGAGTACATGGACGTCGGCTGGACCTTCCCCGACGGCGCCTACACCGGGCCGTCGAGCAAGCAGGTCGGGAATCTCGACTGCTCGGGGTACACCCGCATGGTCTACGGCTACCACATGGGCGTGCCCATGGCCGCGAAGGCGGACACGTCCGGGACCCGGATACCGCGCCAGTCCCGCGACATGGCCGACCACACGCCCGGTGTGCTGATCGACCGGACCGACGGCGTCCGCCCGCCGGCCGCGAACCTGCTCCAGCCCGGTGACCTCGTGCTGTTCAACGCCGACTCGGGGGACGACGGGGACCTGCGGACCGCCACGGTCGACCATGTGGGGATCTACCTCGGACGGGACGCGGCCGGCAAGCGGCGCTTCCTGTCCAGCCGCAAGACGGTCAACGGGCCCACCATGGCCGACCTGGCCGGCGCCTCACTGCTCGACGGCACGGGCCTCTACGCCGAGTCCCTGCACACCGTGCGCCGCGTCTGA
- a CDS encoding LysR family transcriptional regulator — protein sequence MQFQQLQYFVAVAETRHFTRAADLVHVAQPSLSQQIKALERELGADLFLRARGNITLTDAGEALLPLARRILADADTARHEVQELVQLRRGRVRLGATPSLCTGLLPDVLRAFHDRYPGVRLLVEEGGSHDLVRELARGALDLALVVLPLPTPSPALTTVELLREDLVVVSSPEAPAPGGPGRRSVAVADLEGERLVMFRHGYDLRELTVAACRAEGFEPDLAVEGGEMDAVLGFVRAGLGVAVVPRMVATRAGRGLRVTPLARPGLHRTIALAHRSDVAPPRAARELQRMLLER from the coding sequence GTGCAGTTCCAGCAGCTCCAGTACTTCGTGGCGGTCGCCGAGACCCGGCACTTCACCCGGGCGGCCGATCTGGTGCATGTCGCCCAGCCGTCGCTGTCACAGCAGATCAAGGCGCTGGAGCGGGAGTTGGGAGCGGATCTGTTCCTGCGGGCCCGGGGCAACATCACGCTCACCGACGCCGGTGAGGCGCTGCTGCCGCTGGCCCGGCGCATCCTCGCCGACGCCGACACGGCGCGGCACGAGGTGCAGGAACTGGTGCAGCTGCGCCGGGGCCGGGTGCGGCTAGGCGCCACCCCGAGCCTGTGCACCGGCCTGCTGCCGGACGTGCTGCGCGCCTTCCACGACCGCTACCCGGGTGTCCGGCTGCTGGTCGAGGAGGGGGGTTCCCACGACCTGGTGCGGGAGCTGGCCCGCGGCGCCCTGGACCTGGCGCTGGTCGTGCTGCCACTGCCGACTCCCTCCCCCGCCCTGACCACGGTGGAGTTGCTGCGTGAGGACCTGGTGGTGGTCTCCTCGCCGGAGGCGCCGGCGCCCGGTGGCCCGGGGCGGCGCTCGGTCGCCGTCGCGGATCTGGAGGGCGAGCGTCTGGTGATGTTCCGGCACGGCTACGACCTGCGGGAGCTGACGGTCGCCGCGTGCCGCGCCGAGGGCTTCGAGCCGGACCTCGCCGTCGAGGGCGGCGAGATGGACGCGGTGCTGGGTTTCGTACGGGCGGGGCTCGGGGTGGCCGTTGTCCCGCGCATGGTCGCCACGCGCGCCGGCCGCGGCCTGCGGGTCACCCCGCTGGCCCGCCCCGGACTGCATCGCACGATCGCGCTGGCCCACCGCAGCGACGTGGCTCCGCCGAGGGCGGCGAGGGAACTTCAGCGGATGCTGCTGGAGCGGTGA
- a CDS encoding succinate dehydrogenase/fumarate reductase iron-sulfur subunit: MRLTLRVWRQKNADADGAMSTYEVDDISPDMSFLEMLDVLNERLILSGEDPVAFDHDCREGICGACSLVINGDAHGPERTTTCQLHMRSFEDGDTIDIEPWRAAAFPVVKDLVVDRSAFDRIIQAGGYISAPTGSAPEAHATPVPKPDADFAFEHAECIGCGACVAACPNGAAMLFTSAKINHLNVLPQGAPERETRVLDMVARMDEEGFGGCTLTGECATACPKGIPLVSITSMNKEWLRATRKASKR, translated from the coding sequence ATGAGGCTCACCCTGCGCGTCTGGCGGCAGAAGAACGCCGACGCCGACGGCGCCATGTCCACCTACGAGGTGGACGACATCTCGCCCGACATGTCCTTCCTGGAGATGCTGGACGTCCTCAACGAACGGCTCATCCTCTCCGGCGAGGACCCGGTCGCCTTCGACCACGACTGCCGCGAGGGCATCTGCGGCGCGTGCAGCCTGGTCATCAACGGCGACGCGCACGGCCCCGAGCGCACCACCACCTGCCAGCTGCACATGCGGTCCTTCGAGGACGGCGACACGATCGACATCGAGCCGTGGCGCGCCGCCGCCTTCCCGGTGGTGAAGGACCTGGTGGTCGACCGCTCGGCCTTCGACCGGATCATCCAGGCCGGCGGCTACATCAGCGCCCCCACCGGCTCCGCGCCCGAGGCCCACGCCACCCCCGTACCGAAGCCGGACGCCGACTTCGCCTTCGAGCACGCCGAGTGCATCGGCTGCGGCGCCTGCGTCGCCGCCTGCCCCAACGGCGCGGCGATGCTGTTCACCTCCGCCAAGATCAACCACCTCAACGTGCTGCCCCAGGGCGCCCCCGAGCGCGAGACGCGCGTCCTGGACATGGTGGCCCGGATGGACGAGGAGGGCTTCGGCGGCTGCACCCTGACCGGGGAGTGCGCCACCGCCTGCCCCAAGGGCATCCCCCTCGTGTCGATCACCAGCATGAACAAGGAGTGGCTGCGCGCGACCCGCAAGGCGTCCAAGCGGTAG
- a CDS encoding TetR/AcrR family transcriptional regulator, giving the protein MSAGTRRTGRPSTPVLDREVIVRGALELIDEVGAEGFSIALLARRLRVRPSSFYNHVKGKDDILAGVRELVADPIDAKVFDSLPWDEALVGWARLYRAAFAAHPQTISLLATIPVSGAHRTLRMYESVVSGLERGGWPTASVIPVMVGVESFVLGSALDLVAPAAMFDPGPDSPQVPRFTAAVHARDEASAAQGRSAADLAFEVALAALVDGLRARLAAEIASGAP; this is encoded by the coding sequence ATGAGCGCCGGGACGCGAAGGACGGGACGGCCGAGCACGCCCGTACTCGATCGCGAGGTGATCGTGCGCGGCGCGCTGGAACTGATCGACGAGGTCGGCGCCGAGGGGTTCTCCATCGCGCTGCTGGCCCGGCGGCTCCGGGTCCGGCCCTCGTCGTTCTACAACCACGTCAAGGGCAAGGACGACATCCTCGCCGGAGTGCGCGAGCTGGTGGCCGACCCGATCGACGCGAAGGTCTTCGACAGCCTGCCCTGGGACGAGGCCCTGGTCGGCTGGGCCCGGCTCTACCGGGCGGCGTTCGCGGCGCATCCGCAGACCATCTCGCTGCTGGCCACCATCCCGGTGTCCGGTGCGCACCGCACCCTGCGGATGTACGAGTCGGTGGTCTCCGGTCTTGAGCGCGGCGGATGGCCGACCGCTTCGGTCATCCCCGTCATGGTCGGCGTGGAGTCGTTCGTCCTCGGTTCGGCGCTGGACCTGGTGGCACCGGCCGCGATGTTCGACCCCGGGCCGGACTCGCCCCAGGTGCCCAGGTTCACCGCCGCGGTGCACGCCCGGGACGAGGCCTCCGCCGCGCAAGGGCGGTCCGCCGCGGACCTGGCCTTCGAGGTCGCCCTCGCGGCACTGGTCGACGGGCTGCGCGCTCGGCTGGCCGCGGAAATCGCCTCTGGCGCACCTTAG
- a CDS encoding GNAT family N-acetyltransferase, whose translation MTGVSTLESPPQPAPPTRYTVALARDEADVRAAQRLRYDVFAGEMGALLSTPQPGYDVDPFDAYCDHLLVRDTTTGQVVGTYRLLPPERAAIAGRLYAEGEFDITALAPIRPGLVEVGRSCVHPDHRDGAVIGLIWAGLARYMVDRGHEWLAGCCSVPLADGGALASATWERVREKNLAPEEHRVRPLLPWIPRADLPAAPRTELPALLRGYLRLGAQVCGAPAHDPDFGVADFYVLLSMRRVSPRYLRHFLSLVPA comes from the coding sequence ATGACCGGCGTCTCCACGCTCGAAAGCCCCCCGCAGCCCGCGCCGCCCACCCGCTACACCGTCGCCCTCGCCCGTGACGAGGCGGACGTGCGGGCCGCACAGCGGTTGCGGTACGACGTCTTCGCCGGGGAGATGGGCGCCCTGCTGTCCACCCCGCAGCCGGGGTACGACGTCGACCCCTTCGACGCCTACTGCGACCACCTGCTCGTGCGCGACACGACGACCGGACAGGTCGTCGGCACCTACCGGCTCCTGCCGCCGGAGCGGGCCGCGATCGCCGGACGGCTGTACGCGGAGGGCGAGTTCGACATCACCGCGCTGGCCCCGATCCGTCCCGGGCTGGTGGAGGTGGGCCGCTCCTGCGTGCACCCCGACCACCGCGACGGCGCGGTGATCGGGCTGATCTGGGCCGGGCTGGCCCGCTACATGGTGGATCGCGGCCACGAGTGGCTGGCGGGCTGCTGCTCGGTACCGCTGGCCGATGGCGGCGCCCTCGCCTCCGCCACCTGGGAGCGGGTGCGCGAGAAGAACCTGGCACCGGAGGAGCACCGGGTGCGCCCCCTGCTGCCGTGGATCCCGCGGGCCGACCTCCCGGCCGCGCCCCGCACCGAATTGCCCGCCCTCCTGCGCGGCTACCTCCGGCTCGGCGCCCAGGTCTGCGGAGCGCCCGCGCACGACCCCGACTTCGGGGTCGCGGACTTCTACGTCCTGCTGTCGATGCGCCGGGTCAGCCCGCGCTACCTGCGGCACTTCCTCTCCCTCGTACCAGCCTGA
- a CDS encoding excinuclease ABC subunit UvrA: MHSPHDPYVRVRGAREHNLQGVDVDVPRDALVVFTGVSGSGKSSLAFGTIYAEAQRRYFESVAPYARRLIHQVGAPKVGEISGLPPAVSLEQRRAAPTSRSSVGTVTNLSNSLRMLFSRAGDYPPGAERLDSDAFSPNTAAGACPQCHGLGQVHRTEEALLVPDPSLSIREGAIAAWPGAWQGKNLRDILDALGYDVDRPWRELPAGEREWILFTDEQPVVTVHPVRDAERIQRPYQGTYMSARRYVMKTFADSKSTALRTKAERFLTAAPCPACGGSRLRPEALAVTFAGRTIAELAALPLTELAQHLRGTSEAARVLTEDLKSRIAPVVELGLGYLSLDRAAPTLSAGELQRLRLATQLRSGLFGVVYVLDEPSAGLHPADTEALLTVLQRLKAAGNSVFVVEHHLDVVRGADWVVDVGPRAGEHGGRVLHSGPVAELAGVAESATGRFLFDGSPGPVREVRCARGQLTVGPVTRHNLRAVTAEFPLGAFTAVTGVSGSGKSTLIGEITEEQAGVGRLVRVDQKPIGRTPRSNLATYTGLFDVVRKVFADTDEARTRGYGVGRFSFNVAGGRCETCQGEGFVSVELLFLPSTYAPCPDCDGARYNPETLQVTYRGRNIGQVLDLTVESAAEFFADTPAVARSLGTLIDVGLGYLRLGQPATELSGGEAQRIKLASELQRGRRGHTLYLLDEPTTGLHPADVEVLMRQLHGLVDAGHTVIVVEHDMSVVAGADWVVDLGPGGGDAGGRIVATGPPVEVARAAGSATAPYLARAVRRDV, translated from the coding sequence ATGCACAGCCCGCACGACCCGTACGTCCGCGTCCGTGGTGCTCGTGAGCACAACCTCCAAGGGGTGGACGTGGATGTTCCGCGGGACGCACTGGTGGTGTTCACGGGGGTGTCGGGGTCGGGGAAGTCGTCGCTGGCGTTCGGGACGATCTACGCGGAGGCCCAGCGGCGGTACTTCGAGTCGGTGGCGCCCTACGCGCGGCGGTTGATCCACCAGGTGGGGGCGCCGAAGGTCGGGGAGATCTCCGGGCTGCCGCCGGCCGTGTCGCTGGAGCAGCGGCGGGCGGCGCCGACGTCGCGGTCCTCGGTGGGCACCGTCACCAACCTGTCGAACTCGCTGCGGATGCTGTTCTCCCGTGCCGGGGACTATCCGCCGGGGGCCGAGCGGCTGGACTCGGACGCGTTCTCGCCGAACACGGCGGCCGGGGCCTGCCCCCAGTGCCACGGTCTCGGACAGGTGCACCGCACGGAGGAGGCGCTGCTGGTGCCCGACCCCTCCCTGTCGATCCGTGAGGGCGCGATCGCCGCCTGGCCGGGTGCCTGGCAGGGCAAGAACCTGCGGGACATCCTCGACGCGCTGGGGTACGACGTGGACCGGCCGTGGCGTGAGCTGCCCGCCGGAGAGCGGGAGTGGATCCTGTTCACGGACGAGCAGCCGGTGGTGACCGTGCACCCGGTGCGGGACGCCGAACGGATCCAACGGCCCTACCAGGGCACGTACATGAGCGCCCGGCGGTATGTGATGAAGACGTTCGCCGATTCGAAGAGCACTGCCCTGCGGACCAAGGCCGAGCGTTTCCTCACCGCCGCCCCCTGCCCGGCCTGCGGCGGCAGCAGACTGCGGCCCGAGGCGCTGGCCGTGACCTTCGCGGGGCGCACCATCGCCGAACTGGCCGCGCTGCCGCTGACCGAACTCGCGCAGCACCTGCGCGGCACCTCCGAGGCCGCGCGGGTGCTCACCGAGGACCTGAAGTCCCGTATCGCGCCCGTCGTCGAACTGGGTCTGGGCTATCTCAGCCTCGACCGGGCGGCGCCCACGCTGTCGGCGGGCGAGTTGCAGCGGCTGCGCCTCGCCACGCAACTGCGGTCGGGGCTGTTCGGGGTGGTGTACGTGCTCGACGAGCCGTCGGCGGGGCTGCACCCGGCGGACACCGAGGCCCTGCTCACGGTTCTGCAACGGCTCAAGGCGGCGGGCAACTCCGTGTTCGTGGTGGAGCACCACCTCGACGTGGTGCGCGGTGCCGACTGGGTCGTCGACGTCGGTCCGCGGGCGGGGGAACACGGCGGGCGGGTGCTGCACAGCGGGCCGGTCGCCGAGCTGGCGGGGGTCGCGGAGTCGGCGACGGGCCGGTTCCTGTTCGACGGCTCCCCCGGGCCGGTGCGCGAAGTACGGTGTGCGCGGGGGCAGTTGACGGTGGGGCCGGTCACCCGGCACAACCTGCGCGCGGTGACGGCGGAGTTCCCGCTCGGCGCGTTCACCGCGGTCACCGGGGTGTCGGGGTCAGGGAAGTCCACGCTGATCGGTGAGATCACGGAGGAGCAGGCCGGTGTCGGGCGGCTGGTCCGCGTCGACCAGAAGCCGATCGGGCGCACACCACGCTCCAACCTGGCCACGTACACGGGACTGTTCGACGTGGTACGGAAGGTGTTCGCGGACACCGACGAGGCACGGACGCGCGGTTACGGGGTCGGACGGTTCTCCTTCAACGTCGCGGGAGGCCGGTGCGAGACCTGCCAGGGCGAGGGATTCGTCAGCGTGGAGCTGCTGTTCCTGCCGAGCACATACGCTCCGTGCCCGGACTGCGACGGGGCCCGCTACAACCCCGAGACGCTTCAAGTGACGTACCGCGGGCGGAACATCGGCCAGGTGCTGGACCTCACGGTGGAGAGCGCGGCGGAGTTCTTCGCCGACACCCCGGCCGTGGCGCGCAGTCTCGGCACCCTCATCGACGTCGGCCTCGGCTATCTGCGACTCGGTCAGCCCGCCACCGAACTGTCCGGCGGTGAGGCCCAGCGCATCAAGCTCGCGAGCGAGCTGCAGCGCGGCCGACGCGGCCACACCCTCTACCTCCTCGACGAGCCGACGACCGGACTGCACCCGGCCGATGTCGAGGTGCTCATGCGGCAGTTGCACGGCCTGGTCGACGCCGGGCACACCGTGATCGTCGTCGAGCACGACATGTCCGTCGTGGCCGGCGCCGACTGGGTCGTCGATCTCGGCCCGGGCGGCGGCGACGCGGGCGGCCGGATCGTGGCGACGGGACCGCCGGTTGAGGTCGCGCGGGCGGCGGGGAGCGCCACGGCTCCGTATCTGGCGCGGGCCGTACGGCGGGACGTCTAG
- a CDS encoding fumarate reductase/succinate dehydrogenase flavoprotein subunit, which produces MTSYADYATGAPVADTKAPSGPINERWDTRRFEAKLVNPANRRKHTVIVVGTGLAGGSAGATLAEQGYHVVQFCYQDSPRRAHSIAAQGGINAAKNYRNDGDSIHRLFYDTVKGGDFRARESNVHRLAQISVEIIDQCVAQGVPFAREYGGLLDTRSFGGVQVSRTFYARGQTGQQLLLGAYQALSRQIAAGNVEMHPRTEMLDLIVVDGRARGIVARDLITGKIDTYFADAVVLASGGYGNVFYLSTNAMNSNATAIWRAHRRGAYFANPCFTQIHPTCIPRTGDHQSKLTLMSESLRNDGRIWVPKAKGDNRPPNEIPESERDYYLERIYPSFGNLVPRDIASRAAKNVCDEGRGVGPGGQGVYLDFADAIRRMGRKKVEEKYGNLFDMYERITAENPYEVPMRIYPAVHYTMGGLWVDYDLQTTVPGLFAVGEANFSDHGANRLGASALMQGLADGYFVLPATINDYLARNPHQEAVTEDHPAVQEAVAETEDRLNLLLAVDGDRTPDSFHREVGELMWEFCGMARTEAGLRKALDRIPQIREEFWRRIKVPGTGEDFNQSLEKANRVVDYLELAELMCLDALHRAESCGGHFREESQTPDGEAARRDEQFAYAAAWEFTGTGEAPTLHKEDLVFEYVHPTQRSYA; this is translated from the coding sequence ATGACCTCCTACGCCGACTACGCGACCGGTGCGCCGGTCGCCGACACCAAGGCCCCGTCCGGCCCGATCAACGAGCGCTGGGACACGCGCCGCTTCGAGGCCAAGCTGGTCAACCCCGCCAACCGGCGCAAGCACACGGTCATCGTGGTCGGCACCGGCCTCGCGGGCGGCTCGGCCGGCGCCACCCTGGCCGAACAGGGCTACCACGTCGTCCAGTTCTGCTACCAGGACTCCCCGCGCCGCGCCCATTCCATCGCCGCGCAGGGCGGTATCAACGCGGCGAAGAACTACCGCAACGACGGCGACTCCATCCACCGGCTGTTCTACGACACCGTCAAGGGCGGCGACTTCCGCGCCCGCGAGTCCAACGTGCACCGCCTCGCGCAGATCTCGGTGGAGATCATCGACCAGTGCGTGGCCCAGGGCGTGCCGTTCGCCCGCGAGTACGGCGGCCTGCTCGACACCCGCTCCTTCGGCGGTGTCCAGGTCTCCCGCACCTTCTACGCCCGCGGCCAGACGGGCCAGCAGCTCCTGCTCGGCGCCTACCAGGCGCTGTCCCGGCAGATCGCCGCCGGCAACGTCGAGATGCACCCGCGCACCGAGATGCTCGACCTGATCGTCGTCGACGGCCGGGCCCGCGGCATCGTCGCCCGCGACCTGATCACCGGGAAGATCGACACCTACTTCGCGGACGCGGTCGTCCTGGCCAGCGGCGGCTACGGCAACGTCTTCTACCTGTCGACGAACGCCATGAACTCCAACGCCACCGCGATCTGGCGGGCGCACCGGCGCGGCGCGTACTTCGCCAACCCCTGCTTCACCCAGATCCACCCCACCTGCATCCCGCGCACCGGTGACCACCAGTCCAAGCTCACCCTGATGAGCGAGTCGCTGCGCAACGACGGCCGCATCTGGGTCCCGAAGGCCAAGGGCGACAACCGCCCGCCGAACGAGATCCCGGAGAGCGAGCGCGACTACTACCTGGAGCGCATCTACCCCTCCTTCGGCAACCTCGTCCCGCGTGACATCGCCTCCCGCGCCGCGAAGAACGTCTGCGACGAGGGCCGCGGTGTCGGCCCCGGCGGCCAGGGCGTCTACCTGGACTTCGCCGACGCGATCCGGCGGATGGGCCGGAAGAAGGTCGAGGAGAAGTACGGCAACCTCTTCGACATGTACGAGCGGATCACCGCGGAGAACCCGTACGAGGTGCCGATGCGGATCTACCCCGCCGTGCACTACACGATGGGCGGCCTGTGGGTCGACTACGACCTCCAGACCACCGTCCCCGGCCTGTTCGCGGTCGGCGAGGCCAACTTCTCCGACCACGGCGCCAACCGCCTCGGCGCCTCCGCCCTGATGCAGGGCCTGGCCGACGGCTACTTCGTCCTCCCGGCCACGATCAACGACTACCTGGCCCGCAACCCGCACCAGGAGGCCGTCACCGAGGACCACCCCGCCGTCCAGGAGGCCGTCGCCGAGACCGAGGACCGCCTCAACCTGCTGCTGGCCGTCGACGGCGACCGCACCCCCGACTCCTTCCACCGCGAAGTCGGCGAACTGATGTGGGAGTTCTGCGGCATGGCCCGCACCGAGGCGGGCCTGCGCAAGGCACTGGACCGCATCCCGCAGATCCGCGAGGAGTTCTGGCGGCGCATCAAGGTTCCCGGCACCGGCGAGGATTTCAACCAGTCCCTGGAGAAGGCCAACCGCGTCGTCGACTACCTGGAGCTCGCCGAGCTCATGTGCCTCGACGCGCTGCACCGCGCCGAGTCCTGCGGCGGCCACTTCCGCGAGGAGTCCCAGACCCCCGACGGTGAGGCGGCCCGCAGGGACGAGCAGTTCGCCTACGCGGCGGCCTGGGAGTTCACGGGCACGGGCGAGGCGCCCACCCTGCACAAGGAAGACCTGGTCTTCGAGTACGTCCACCCCACCCAGCGGAGCTACGCATGA